One genomic segment of Nothobranchius furzeri strain GRZ-AD chromosome 10, NfurGRZ-RIMD1, whole genome shotgun sequence includes these proteins:
- the pmpca gene encoding mitochondrial-processing peptidase subunit alpha, with the protein MNIRVSFWLKTNRMATHMSKCRTWNRVHRFGIAAYRKYSSSGSGYPNISLSTPLPGIPKPVFASVDGQEKYETKITTLENGLKIASQNKFGQFCTVGILINSGSRHEAKYPSGIAQFLEKLAFSSTAQYGSKDEILLTLEKHGGICDCQTSRDTTMYAVSAEVKGLDTVVSLLSDAVLQPRLLDEEIEMTKMAVRFELEDLNMRPDPEPLLTEMIHAAAYRGNTVGLPRFCPADNVDKLDKTVLHSYLRNYYRPERMVLAGVGIEHEQLVDSARKYLLDAKPVWGTSPAANVDLSVAQYTGGIVKMEKDMSDVSLGPTPIPELTHIMIGLESCSFLEDDFIPFAVLNMMMGGGGSFSAGGPGKGMFTRLYLNVLNRHHWMYNATSYHHSYEDSGLLCIHASADPRQVREMVEIITREFIQMGGSAGEMELERAKTQLKSMLMMNLESRPVIFEDVGRQVLSTGKRKLPHELCHLISSVTASDIKKVTTKMLRSKPAVAALGDLTELPSYEHIQAALSSKDGRLPRIYRLFR; encoded by the exons ATGAACATCCGGGTTAGTTTCTGGTTAAAGACGAACAGAATGGCGACTCACATGTCGAAGTGCAGAACTTGGAATCGGGTTCACAG GTTTGGAATCGCAGCTTACAGGAAGTACAGCAGCAGCGGTAGTGGATACCCAAATATTTCTCTCTCTACACCCCTGCCTGGCATCCCAAAACCAGTGTTTGCCTCTGTGGATGGCCAGGAAAAATATGAGACAAAGATTACCACTCTGGAAAATGGTCTGAAAATTGCCTCCCAAAACAAGTTTGGTCAGTTCTGCACAGTTGGAA ttttgaTAAATTCTGGATCCAGGCATGAAGCAAAGTATCCAAGCGGTATTGCACAATTCCTAGAGAAACTTGCGTTTTCT TCTACAGCACAGTATGGGAGTAAAGATGAAATCCTTCTCACGCTGGAAAAACATGGTGGCATATGCGACTGCCAAACATCAAG AGACACCACCATGTATGCAGTTTCTGCTGAAGTTAAAGGTCTGGACACAGTGGTCAGCCTTCTGTCCgacgcagttcttcagcctcgctTGCTTG ATGAAGAGATCGAGATGACCAAAATGGCCGTGCGCTTTGAGTTAGAAGATCTCAACATGAGGCCGGACCCTGAGCCGTTACTCACGGAGATGATCCACGCT GCTGCGTATCGAGGAAACACAGTCGGGCTTCCTCGCTTTTGCCCAGCGGATAATGTGGACAAGCTTGATAAGACCGTGCTTCACAGCTACCTGCGTAACTACTACCGTCCTGAGCGCATGGTGCTGGCAGGCGTGGGAATCGAGCACGAGCAGCTGGTTGATAGTGCTCGGAAGTATCTGCTGGATGCCAAACCGGTGTGGGGAACAAGCCCGGCTGCTAATGTGGACCTCTCGGTGGCTCAGTACACCGGTGGAATAGTGAAG ATGGAGAAGGACATGTCTGATGTGAGCCTCGGCCCCACTCCCATCCCAGAGCTCACCCACATCATGATTGGCTTGGAGAGCTGCTCCTTCCTG GAGGATGACTTCATCCCATTTGCAGTGCTGAATATGATGATGGGTGGAGGTGGCTCCTTCTCAGCAGGAGGACCAGGCAAAGGCATGTTCACCCGCCTGTACCTGAACGTACTCAACAG ACATCACTGGATGTACAACGCCACTTCCTACCATCACAGCTACGAGGACAGCGGCCTGCTGTGCATCCACGCTAGTGCCGACCCCAGACAG GTGCGGGAGATGGTGGAAATCATAACCAGGGAGTTTATTCAGATGGGTGGGAGTGCCGGAGAG ATGGAGCTGGAGAGAGCCAAGACTCAGCTCAAGTCCATGCTGATGATGAATCTCGAGTCGCGACCCGTTATCTTCGAGGATGTTGGACGCCAGGTTCTCTCCACGGGTAAAAGGAAGCTGCCGCACGAGCTCTGTCATCTAATAA GCAGCGTGACAGCCAGTGACATTAAAAAGGTGACCACCAAGATGCTGCGCAGTAAACCCGCTGTGGCGGCTCTGGGAGACCTGACGGAGCTGCCGTCGTACGAACACATTCAGGCCGCTCTGTCGAGCAAAGATGGACGTCTGCCTCGCATTTATCGCCTCTTCCGATAG
- the inpp5e gene encoding phosphatidylinositol polyphosphate 5-phosphatase type IV — translation MAANGENCTLFYPCESSENGENGTDRGTIIKSLGVVKSTLEQNEAFATIARNAPEETTKYHPRAPLATSLSKCSKRSVSAEESLRTRRLNNSQESLSDRAETGSSTDSLKDQTEPVRNEEDFDVRPQSAITTGSPVSSLSEDESRPQGLQSVLEDHQGSGKVRLSPVHPTRTHTAQKNNFVSAIKELPNRIGKDCSDYPALTTERTGEKIHRNLSGSKLLENMGSDSGSVNSLKSIYSVLSPIKPKDVRTRSFLEGSMLGSGALLGAEELDRYFPNRRVGFYVVTWNMQGGKFHPATLNDLLLPTDSEFAQDFYVIGVQEGCPDKREWETCLQETLGPHYVMLYTASHGVLYLTVFTRRDLIWFCSEVEHATVTTRIVSQIKTKGALGVTFTFFGTSFLFITSHFTSGDSKVYDRILDYNKIIEALGLPKSLPDTNQYRSDPSDVTSKFDQVIWLGDFNFRLSANRSDVENIMKGSAGGDRSPLLEHDQLSKEMKDGSIFKGFQEAPIRFLPTYKFDIGCDKYDTTSKQRTPSYTDRILFRSRQANDISVLRYNSCSSVKTSDHRPVIAVFQVKLRPGRDNIPLCAGQFDRSLYLEGIKRRMAATELKRREAIKNQSSSTVCSIS, via the exons ATGGCAGCGAATGGGGAGAACTGTACTCTGTTTTATCCCTGTGAGTCATCTGAAAATGGAGAGAATGGCACAGACAGGGGGACCATCATAAAGTCCTTAGGGGTTGTAAAATCTACCTTGGAGCAAAATGAAGCTTTTGCAACTATTGCTAGAAATGCGCCAGAGGAGACTACAAAATACCACCCTCGGGCCCCGCTGGCAACCAGCCTGTCAAAGTGCAGCAAAAGAAGTGTCTCAGCAGAGGAGAGTTTAAGAACCAGGAGGCTGAACAACAGCCAGGAGAGCCTGAGTGACAGAGCTGAGACCGGCTCCTCCACAGACTCGCTTAAAGACCAGACAGAACCAGTCAGGAACGAGGAGGACTTCGATGTGAGACCTCAGTCTGCTATCACTACAGGATCTCCTGTGAGCAGTCTGTCAGAAGATGAAAGCAGGCCACAGGGCCTGCAGAGTGTCCTGGAGGACCATCAGGGATCCGGCAAGGTGCGACTGTCTCCAGTGCATCCCACAAGGACACACACTGCTCAGAAGAACAACTTTGTGTCAGCCATTAAAGAGCTACCTAATAGGATTGGTAAGGATTGTTCAGATTATCCCGCCCTGACCacagagaggactggagagaaAATTCACAGGAACCTGAGTGGCAGCAAGCTTCTGGAGAACATGGGGTCAGATAGTGGCTCTGTAAACTCCTTAAAGTCCATCTACAGCGTTCTTAGTCCCATCAAGCCCAAAGACGTGAGAACCAG GAGCTTCCTAGAGGGCAGCATGCTGGGAAGTGGTGCTTTGCTCGGGGCTGAGGAGCTGGACCGATACTTCCCCAACAGGAGGGTGGGATTCTACGTGGTCACGTGGAACATGCAGGGTGGGAAG TTCCATCCAGCCACCTTGAACGATCTCCTCCTTCCTACAGATTCTGAATTTGCACAAGATTTTTATGTCATTGGAGTCCAGGAAGGGTGCCCTGACAA aaGGGAGTGGGAGACCTGTCTTCAGGAGACTCTGGGACCTCACTACGTCATGCTGTATACAGCATCACATGGTGTTCTGTACCTGACTGTATTTACCAGGAGAGACCTCATATGGTTCTGTTCAG AGGTGGAACACGCCACAGTCACCACCAGGATCGTCTCTCAGATCAAGACCAAAGGCGCTCTGGGAGTCACTTTTACCTTTTTTGGCACTTCGTTCCTTTTCATAACGTCCCACTTCACAT CTGGGGATAGCAAAGTTTACGACAGAATACTCGATTACAACAAGATCATCGAGGCTTTGGGGCTTCCTAAAAGCCTCCCAGATACCAACCAGTATCGCTCCGACCCAT CTGACGTCACTTCCAAGTTTGACCAGGTGATCTGGCTTGGAGATTTTAACTTCCGGCTGAGTGCAAACCGTTCCGACGTGGAAAACATCATGAAAGGCTCAGCAGGTGGCGACAGGAGCCCTCTGCTGGAGCACGACCAACTCTCCAAGGAAATGAAAGATG GTTCGATCTTCAAGGGCTTCCAGGAGGCACCGATACGCTTCCTTCCTACGTATAAGTTTGACATTGGCTGCGATAAGTACGACACCACGTCTAAGCAGAGGACGCCTTCATacaca GACAGGATTCTGTTCAGGAGCAGGCAGGCCAATGACATAAGTGTGCTGAGATACAACAGCTGCTCCAGCGTGAAGACGTCTGACCATCGACCCGTCATCGCCGTCTTTCAGGTGAAACTCAGGCCAGGAAGAGACAA tattcCTCTGTGTGCAGGACAGTTTGACCGAAGTTTGTATTTGGAGGGCATAAAGAGGAGGATGGCCGCCACAGAGCTGAAGAGGAGGGAGGCTATAAAAAACCAAAGCAGCAGCACCGTCTGCAGCATCTCCTGA
- the LOC107386316 gene encoding gamma-crystallin M2-like encodes MTSSGMNTMSRIIFYEDRNFQGRSYECMSDCPDMSSYLSRCHSCRVERGCFIVYDRTNYMGNQYFMRRGEYADYMSMMGMSDCIRSCRMIPMHRGSYRMRIYERENFGGQMYELMDDCDSIMDRYRMSNCMSCNVMDGHWLMYEQPHYRGRMMYMRPGEYRDFMNMGMSGMRFMSMRRITDSCY; translated from the exons ATGACCTCCAGTGGAATGAACACCATGAGCAGA ATCATCTTCTACGAGGACAGGAACTTCCAGGGACGTTCCTATGAGTGCATGAGTGACTGCCCAGACATGTCCTCCtacctgagcaggtgccactcctGCAGGGTGGAGAGAGGCTGCTTCATTGTCTACGACCGCACCAACTACATGGGCAACCAGTACTTCATGAGGAGGGGTGAATATGCTGACTACATGAGCATGATGGGCATGAGCGACTGCATCAGGTCCTGTCGTATGATCCCCATG CACAGGGGATCCTACAGAATGAGGATCTACGAGAGGGAGAACTTCGGAGGTCAGATGTACGAGCTGATGGACGACTGTGACAGCATCATGGACCGTTACCGCATGTCCAACTGCATGTCCTGCAACGTGATGGACGGCCACTGGCTGATGTACGAGCAGCCCCATTACAGAGGCAGGATGATGTACATGAGGCCTGGCGAGTACAGGGACTTCATGAACATGGGCATGAGTGGCATGAGGTTCATGAGCATGAGGCGCATCACCGACTCCTGCTATTAA